Proteins from a genomic interval of Acetobacterium woodii DSM 1030:
- a CDS encoding ABC transporter ATP-binding protein, with protein MLRISNLKKTFKVDNEVDNNILNGLNLTVADGEFVTILGNNGAGKSTLFNLISGTILSNDGTIYLDDKDITFMPEHKRSKFIGRVFQNPVRGTSPNLTVAENLALAYGRQNRKNFNWALTRPLKAIFREKLAEADMGLENKLESKIKNLSGGQCQVVALIMCTIKPPELILLDEHTAALDPKTAEDVMNFTERIVAKNHLTALMITHHLEDAIAYGNRLIMMDRGVVAHEFSGAEKKNLTSEELRTLYHLKES; from the coding sequence ATGCTTAGGATCAGCAATTTAAAAAAGACCTTCAAAGTTGATAATGAGGTCGATAACAATATTTTAAACGGACTTAATTTGACGGTTGCAGACGGTGAGTTTGTCACGATTTTAGGAAACAATGGGGCTGGTAAATCGACCCTTTTCAATTTAATCAGCGGCACGATTCTGTCAAATGACGGGACGATTTATCTGGATGATAAGGATATTACCTTTATGCCGGAACACAAACGTTCTAAATTTATCGGGCGTGTGTTTCAGAACCCGGTGCGAGGAACCTCGCCGAACTTAACGGTTGCGGAAAATCTGGCTTTAGCTTATGGCCGACAAAACCGAAAAAATTTCAACTGGGCGTTGACACGACCGCTAAAAGCGATTTTTCGCGAGAAGTTAGCGGAAGCGGATATGGGTTTAGAAAATAAATTGGAGAGCAAGATAAAAAATTTGTCCGGCGGACAATGTCAGGTGGTGGCGCTGATTATGTGCACCATTAAACCACCGGAACTAATTTTACTTGATGAACATACCGCGGCCCTGGACCCCAAGACGGCAGAAGATGTGATGAATTTTACGGAAAGAATTGTTGCTAAAAATCATTTAACCGCCTTGATGATTACCCATCATCTCGAAGATGCGATTGCCTATGGAAATCGCCTGATCATGATGGATCGGGGTGTGGTTGCTCACGAATTTTCTGGGGCGGAAAAGAAAAATCTGACATCCGAAGAATTGCGAACCTTGTATCATTTAAAAGAAAGTTAG
- a CDS encoding cupin domain-containing protein, with protein sequence MAKKEKNEPELELPATVKREIMVAQTACSLVKMVVKAGTIPPLHAHPENQIDYLIKGSADVRINGEITHVEPGEAIFIPGGAMHGFLVSEEDQEFLEFFTPGKKS encoded by the coding sequence ATGGCCAAAAAAGAAAAAAACGAACCGGAACTAGAATTGCCGGCAACGGTAAAACGGGAGATTATGGTCGCCCAAACAGCCTGTTCGCTGGTAAAAATGGTTGTTAAAGCGGGAACGATCCCGCCGCTTCATGCGCATCCCGAAAATCAGATCGATTATTTAATTAAGGGGTCGGCAGATGTTCGGATTAACGGCGAAATTACCCATGTCGAACCGGGCGAAGCGATCTTTATTCCCGGCGGAGCGATGCATGGTTTTTTAGTCAGTGAAGAAGATCAGGAATTTTTGGAGTTTTTTACACCGGGGAAAAAGAGCTAA
- a CDS encoding TOBE domain-containing protein, which produces MKLSARNQLKGKIVSIDEGAVNAIVKVDIGNGNIITSSISMGSVKDLGLTVGGDATAVIKATSVMIMVD; this is translated from the coding sequence ATGAAACTAAGTGCCAGAAACCAATTAAAAGGCAAAATTGTCAGTATTGACGAAGGTGCCGTCAATGCGATTGTAAAAGTAGATATTGGCAACGGAAACATTATTACATCATCGATCTCAATGGGCTCTGTTAAAGATCTAGGATTAACCGTTGGCGGGGATGCAACGGCGGTTATTAAAGCTACTTCGGTTATGATTATGGTCGACTAA
- a CDS encoding Fe-only nitrogenase accessory AnfO family protein, giving the protein MDIAILVNLDGKTSLFTENGIIQVFSKDPSGWHLVREKEFIVENLNDGNELRNYLSAVGDWLNDCKLLIVKRIRGIHYLALERFQISMMEIDGYPQDFLKHIEDCPNQRKTEAKVPTEPIAIHERQPGYYYIDLKDVMSGKTSYNSKQVLLPFFNERTFTQLEIICEHVPKWFAKELPVLNLHYDAQEFERVIKVHVYQKAT; this is encoded by the coding sequence ATGGACATTGCAATACTTGTTAACCTTGACGGAAAAACATCGCTGTTTACCGAAAATGGGATCATTCAGGTTTTTTCAAAAGATCCATCCGGCTGGCATTTAGTCCGGGAAAAAGAATTTATCGTCGAGAATTTAAACGATGGCAACGAATTACGAAATTATTTGAGTGCTGTAGGTGATTGGTTAAATGACTGTAAGTTGCTCATCGTCAAACGCATTCGTGGTATCCACTATCTGGCGCTGGAACGCTTTCAAATCTCAATGATGGAAATTGATGGCTATCCCCAGGACTTTCTCAAACACATCGAAGATTGTCCCAATCAGCGAAAGACTGAAGCAAAAGTGCCCACCGAGCCCATTGCCATCCACGAACGTCAACCGGGTTATTATTACATTGACTTAAAAGATGTGATGTCCGGCAAAACATCATATAACTCCAAACAGGTGTTGCTTCCTTTTTTTAACGAAAGAACTTTCACCCAACTGGAAATTATTTGTGAACATGTTCCCAAATGGTTTGCAAAAGAGCTTCCTGTTTTAAACCTGCATTATGATGCGCAGGAATTTGAACGGGTCATCAAAGTTCATGTTTATCAAAAAGCAACTTAA
- the anfK gene encoding Fe-only nitrogenase subunit beta has translation MYCEVNEKERAGIINPIFTCQPCGAQYASIGIKECIGIVHGGQGCVMFVRLLFSQHFKESFEIASSSVHEDGAIFGALNRVEEAVDVLLMRYPDVKVIPIISTCSTEVIGDDIDGVVIKMNETLLPQKYPGREVHLIPIHTPSFVGSMVSGYDVAVKDFVSYFAQKGEPSEKINLITGWVNPGDVTALKHLLAEMDIEANVLFEIETFDAPLMPSGNHVAHGETTIADLIDTANAKGTIALNRYEGGSTAKYLQDEFDIPMIIGPTPIGIRNTDTFLKNLSEMTGKPIPESLIRERGIAIDAITDVTHMFLADKKVAIYGNPDLVIGLAQFCLDMEMKPVLLLLGDDNPNYKDDPRIQEFEKNVDYKMEIITNADLWELENRIKNDGLEVDLILGHSKGRFTAMDTNIPMVRVGFPVYDRAGMYRYPVLGYAGAMWLAETIANTWFIDMEYKKNRETILNVW, from the coding sequence ATGTATTGTGAAGTGAATGAAAAAGAAAGAGCAGGCATTATCAATCCCATTTTTACCTGTCAACCCTGCGGTGCTCAGTATGCCAGCATCGGGATTAAGGAATGTATCGGGATTGTCCACGGCGGACAAGGCTGTGTTATGTTTGTCCGGTTACTGTTTTCCCAACATTTTAAGGAAAGCTTTGAAATTGCATCATCATCCGTTCATGAAGACGGCGCCATTTTTGGGGCCCTGAACCGGGTCGAAGAAGCCGTTGATGTTCTGTTAATGCGCTATCCCGATGTTAAAGTCATTCCAATTATTTCAACCTGCTCGACCGAGGTTATTGGCGATGATATCGATGGCGTTGTCATCAAAATGAACGAAACCTTATTACCCCAAAAATACCCCGGCCGGGAAGTTCATCTGATCCCCATCCACACGCCTAGTTTTGTCGGCAGTATGGTCAGTGGTTATGATGTAGCGGTTAAAGATTTTGTCAGTTATTTTGCCCAAAAAGGCGAACCCAGCGAAAAAATCAACCTGATCACTGGCTGGGTCAATCCCGGAGATGTCACCGCCTTAAAACACTTGCTTGCGGAAATGGATATTGAAGCCAATGTCCTTTTTGAAATAGAAACTTTTGATGCGCCCCTGATGCCCAGCGGCAACCATGTCGCTCATGGCGAGACTACCATAGCAGACTTGATTGATACCGCGAACGCTAAAGGAACCATCGCCTTAAACCGTTACGAAGGGGGTTCAACCGCCAAATATCTGCAAGATGAATTTGATATCCCGATGATTATCGGGCCCACGCCGATCGGGATTCGCAACACCGATACCTTCTTAAAAAACCTCAGCGAAATGACCGGCAAACCGATTCCTGAATCACTGATACGGGAACGAGGGATTGCTATTGATGCGATTACCGATGTCACCCATATGTTTTTAGCCGACAAGAAGGTGGCTATCTACGGAAATCCGGATCTCGTCATCGGGCTGGCGCAATTCTGTCTGGATATGGAAATGAAACCGGTGCTACTGTTATTGGGTGATGATAACCCCAATTACAAAGATGATCCCCGGATTCAGGAATTTGAAAAAAACGTCGATTATAAAATGGAAATCATCACCAATGCCGATTTATGGGAATTGGAAAACCGCATCAAAAATGACGGTTTAGAAGTCGATTTAATCCTTGGTCACTCAAAAGGACGATTCACCGCGATGGATACAAATATCCCGATGGTCCGGGTCGGATTCCCGGTCTATGATCGGGCCGGAATGTACCGCTATCCAGTTTTAGGTTATGCCGGAGCGATGTGGCTGGCAGAAACCATTGCCAACACCTGGTTTATCGATATGGAATATAAGAAAAACCGGGAAACGATCTTAAATGTCTGGTAG
- the anfG gene encoding Fe-only nitrogenase subunit delta, producing the protein MDEVTKDRIEQLIDYIMKKCLWQFHSRTWDRERQNENILGMTTQILCDEPVTAESLEDKCYWVDAVYLADAYKKRYPWLTGMEKPEIKSLMQDVKKRLDHLTITGSLNEELNDPLY; encoded by the coding sequence ATGGATGAAGTGACAAAAGACCGCATTGAGCAATTAATTGATTATATTATGAAAAAATGTTTGTGGCAGTTTCATTCACGCACCTGGGACCGGGAACGACAAAACGAAAATATTCTCGGGATGACCACCCAAATTTTATGCGACGAACCGGTTACTGCTGAAAGTCTGGAAGATAAATGTTATTGGGTTGATGCCGTTTATCTGGCCGATGCCTACAAAAAGCGCTATCCCTGGCTGACTGGTATGGAAAAACCCGAAATCAAGTCACTGATGCAAGACGTTAAAAAGCGCTTGGATCACCTGACCATTACCGGATCACTCAATGAAGAGTTAAATGATCCACTTTATTAA
- the anfD gene encoding nitrogenase iron-iron protein, alpha chain — protein sequence MPYHLFKCSESIPEREKHAVIKGEGEDLTSALPLGYLNTIPGSISERGCAYCGAKHVIGTPMKDVIHMSHGPVGCTYDTWQTKRYISDNDNFQLKYTFATDMKEQHIVFGAEKQLKKNILEAFAAFPEMKRMTLYQTCASALIGDDINAIADEVMEEMPDVDIFVCNSPGFGGPSQSGGHHKINIAWINQKVGTVEPEITSDYVINYVGEYNIQGDQEVMQDFFKQMGIQILSTFTGNGSYDELRGMHRAHLNVLECARSAEYICNELRVRYGIPRLDIDGFGHEAMAASLRKVGMFFGIEDRAEAIIERESARWKPELDWYKARLTNKKVCLWPGGSKLWHWANVIHEEMGIDVVSVYTKFGHQQDMEKGVSRCEIGALAIDDPNELEGMEAIETLEPDIIFTGKRPGEVAKKVRVPYLNAHAYHNGPWKGWEGWVRFARDIYNGIYSPIHKLSLLDISKDEIPTNVGFETQRMLSDVNLSDEIKNSPTLREYSGKYDCLKGLREKTYPEYLTKKVSEAV from the coding sequence ATGCCTTATCATTTGTTTAAATGCAGTGAGTCTATTCCAGAACGTGAAAAACATGCCGTCATCAAAGGCGAAGGTGAAGATCTTACCTCAGCCCTGCCGCTCGGCTATCTGAACACCATACCCGGATCAATATCAGAACGTGGTTGTGCTTATTGCGGAGCCAAACATGTCATTGGAACCCCGATGAAAGATGTTATTCATATGAGTCATGGTCCCGTCGGTTGTACCTACGATACCTGGCAGACCAAACGCTATATCAGCGATAACGATAACTTTCAGCTCAAATATACTTTTGCTACGGATATGAAAGAACAACACATTGTCTTTGGCGCCGAAAAGCAATTGAAAAAAAATATTCTGGAAGCCTTTGCCGCTTTTCCAGAAATGAAACGGATGACCCTCTATCAAACCTGTGCTTCGGCATTAATCGGCGATGATATTAACGCCATCGCTGATGAAGTCATGGAAGAAATGCCGGATGTTGATATTTTCGTCTGTAACTCCCCGGGCTTTGGTGGTCCCAGTCAATCCGGCGGTCATCATAAAATCAATATCGCCTGGATCAACCAGAAAGTCGGCACCGTAGAACCCGAAATTACCAGTGATTATGTCATCAACTATGTGGGTGAATACAATATTCAGGGTGATCAGGAAGTAATGCAGGACTTTTTTAAACAAATGGGTATCCAAATTCTTTCGACCTTTACCGGCAATGGCTCTTATGACGAATTGCGCGGGATGCACCGAGCACACCTCAATGTTTTGGAATGTGCCCGTTCTGCTGAATATATTTGTAATGAATTACGCGTCAGATACGGCATCCCGCGTCTTGATATTGATGGCTTTGGCCATGAAGCAATGGCCGCCTCGCTTCGAAAGGTGGGCATGTTCTTCGGCATCGAAGATCGGGCCGAAGCGATTATTGAAAGAGAATCAGCCCGCTGGAAACCAGAACTGGATTGGTACAAAGCCAGACTGACCAATAAAAAAGTGTGCTTATGGCCCGGCGGATCAAAACTCTGGCATTGGGCCAATGTTATTCATGAAGAAATGGGCATCGATGTTGTTTCTGTCTATACCAAATTCGGTCATCAGCAAGATATGGAAAAAGGTGTCTCCCGTTGTGAAATCGGAGCTCTGGCGATTGATGATCCCAATGAGTTAGAAGGCATGGAAGCTATAGAAACCCTGGAGCCGGATATCATCTTTACCGGGAAACGACCCGGCGAAGTGGCCAAAAAAGTCCGTGTCCCCTATCTTAATGCCCACGCTTATCATAACGGACCCTGGAAAGGTTGGGAAGGTTGGGTAAGATTTGCCCGGGATATTTACAATGGTATTTATTCCCCCATTCATAAATTATCACTTCTCGATATCAGCAAGGACGAAATCCCCACCAATGTCGGTTTTGAAACCCAACGAATGCTTTCTGATGTCAACTTGAGTGATGAAATAAAAAATTCCCCCACCCTTAGAGAATATTCTGGTAAATATGACTGTCTAAAAGGGCTGCGAGAAAAAACATACCCAGAATACTTGACAAAAAAAGTTTCTGAAGCTGTCTAA
- a CDS encoding P-II family nitrogen regulator, translated as MKEIIAIIRPKKVGATKDALDKLGYPAMTAIPVLGRGKQRGLIGEINMEIRPGILEQPRVMKYIPKRQLSIVVKDEDVDQILSTIVAINQTSEIGDGKIFVCPIDNIVRVRTDEEGEAAII; from the coding sequence ATGAAAGAAATAATTGCCATCATCCGCCCCAAAAAAGTCGGTGCTACCAAGGATGCGCTGGATAAACTAGGTTACCCAGCGATGACTGCTATCCCGGTGCTTGGCCGCGGCAAGCAACGAGGCCTGATCGGTGAGATCAACATGGAAATCAGACCCGGTATCCTGGAACAACCACGAGTCATGAAATACATTCCCAAACGTCAACTCTCGATTGTCGTCAAAGATGAAGATGTTGATCAAATATTATCGACGATTGTCGCGATTAATCAAACGTCGGAAATTGGCGATGGTAAAATATTCGTTTGTCCCATTGACAATATCGTCCGGGTCCGAACGGATGAAGAAGGCGAAGCCGCCATAATTTAA
- a CDS encoding P-II family nitrogen regulator: MKMIRAIIRPEAADTIADGLAEAGFISMTKSSAFGRGKQKGITLGSTHYDELPKTVIMLVVEDENVDEVLKLIKYKAYTGNFGDGKIFITPVERVVAVRTGETTL, translated from the coding sequence ATGAAAATGATACGCGCCATTATCCGGCCGGAAGCAGCTGACACAATTGCTGACGGTCTTGCCGAAGCAGGTTTTATTTCAATGACCAAAAGTAGCGCCTTTGGTCGTGGAAAACAAAAAGGGATTACCTTAGGATCAACTCACTATGATGAGTTGCCAAAAACAGTGATCATGTTGGTTGTTGAAGATGAAAACGTGGATGAAGTTTTAAAACTGATTAAATACAAGGCCTACACGGGTAATTTTGGCGATGGTAAGATTTTTATCACCCCAGTCGAAAGGGTTGTGGCCGTTCGTACCGGCGAAACCACACTTTAG
- the nifH gene encoding nitrogenase iron protein encodes MRKVAIYGKGGIGKSTTQQNTAAAMAHFYDKKVFIHGCDPKADSTRLILGGKPQETLMDVLREQGAQKVTNDKVIRDGFLGIKCVESGGPEPGVGCAGRGVITAIDLMEANGAYTDDLDFVFFDVLGDVVCGGFAMPIRDGKAEEVYIVASGEMMAIYAANNICKGLVKYAKQSGVRLGGIICNSRKVDREREFLEEFTAAIGTQMIHFVPRDNIVQKAEFNKKTVVEYDETENQAKEYGELARKIIENKNFVIPKPLSMDELEAMVVKYGIAD; translated from the coding sequence ATGAGAAAAGTAGCAATTTACGGAAAAGGCGGCATCGGCAAATCTACCACGCAACAAAACACCGCCGCTGCCATGGCCCATTTTTATGACAAAAAAGTATTTATTCACGGTTGTGATCCAAAGGCGGATTCCACCCGACTCATTCTTGGTGGCAAGCCCCAAGAAACCCTGATGGACGTATTAAGAGAACAAGGTGCTCAAAAAGTCACTAACGACAAAGTTATCCGGGATGGCTTTCTCGGCATCAAATGTGTTGAATCGGGCGGACCGGAACCTGGTGTTGGCTGTGCTGGCCGTGGTGTTATCACTGCTATTGACCTGATGGAAGCCAACGGCGCCTATACCGATGATCTGGATTTTGTTTTCTTTGATGTATTAGGCGATGTTGTCTGCGGTGGTTTTGCAATGCCAATTCGCGATGGTAAAGCGGAAGAAGTTTATATTGTTGCCTCTGGTGAAATGATGGCCATTTATGCCGCCAACAATATTTGCAAAGGTCTGGTAAAATACGCCAAGCAAAGTGGCGTTCGTCTTGGCGGAATCATCTGCAACAGTCGTAAGGTTGACCGCGAACGCGAATTTCTGGAAGAATTTACCGCCGCAATTGGAACCCAAATGATTCATTTTGTCCCCAGAGACAACATTGTCCAAAAAGCGGAATTCAATAAAAAAACGGTCGTCGAATATGATGAAACTGAAAATCAAGCGAAAGAATACGGCGAGTTAGCCCGAAAAATAATTGAAAATAAAAACTTTGTTATCCCCAAACCCTTATCAATGGATGAATTAGAAGCAATGGTTGTTAAATACGGAATCGCCGATTAA
- a CDS encoding alkaline phosphatase produces MKKTIKRGIVMLTAVAMLLFQVPAGVSAEEIIDTSGEKAEELVFEGNCSYQTQIQNIGWQDWKSKESMSGTTGKSLRLEGIKIKISESPNLGVTYQTQIENVGWQDWVSDGTVSGTEGQSLRLEAIRIKLTGADAKKYDIYYQVHVQNTGWMNWVKNGELSGTVGESFRLEGIKIMVLPKGTPAPVNTGSIKNVILMISDGCGANEILATDYYTDGKAGTQTYENFPTKLNMSTYSHGGLGTADDLLSLYDPKTIWSDFALLNNNPTDSAAAATAMASGTKTYDAAIGVDQDEQKLVNICEDFEAQNKATGVITSVEFSHATPAGFVAHNSSRQNYSELANEMIKDSKTDLIMGAGNPLYDNNGKLKTTIADSDYKYVGGQDTWESLVAGNLGNDADGDGDIDNWNLIQSKQAFETLQTGAAPDRVIGIPEVFETLQINRDGDGKAEPFTVAMNENVPTLEVMSKGALNVLDNDPDGFFLMIEGGAIDWAGHSNLDGRLIEEETDFNHSVDAVCDWVNTNSNWDETLVIVTGDHETGYLTGTTGVYDDVVNNGKGVMPTMAWNSGNHTNQLIPFFAKGPGAALLENYANGSDPVKGAYLDNSEIALAIRNLLN; encoded by the coding sequence ATGAAAAAAACAATTAAAAGAGGGATTGTCATGTTGACGGCAGTTGCTATGCTGCTATTTCAAGTACCGGCTGGTGTCAGTGCTGAGGAGATCATCGATACGAGCGGTGAAAAAGCTGAAGAATTAGTCTTTGAGGGGAATTGCAGTTATCAGACGCAGATCCAGAATATTGGCTGGCAGGATTGGAAATCAAAAGAATCGATGAGTGGAACAACGGGTAAATCGTTGCGTTTAGAAGGAATAAAAATAAAAATCAGTGAGTCACCGAATTTAGGGGTGACCTATCAAACCCAGATTGAAAATGTCGGCTGGCAGGATTGGGTGTCCGATGGAACTGTCAGCGGAACGGAGGGACAATCGCTGAGATTAGAAGCGATCCGGATTAAACTGACCGGTGCAGATGCGAAAAAATATGATATTTATTACCAGGTTCATGTGCAAAATACCGGTTGGATGAATTGGGTTAAAAATGGTGAATTATCAGGAACGGTAGGCGAATCATTCCGATTGGAAGGCATAAAGATTATGGTTTTGCCAAAAGGAACGCCGGCACCGGTTAATACCGGCTCAATTAAAAATGTTATTTTGATGATCTCTGATGGTTGTGGTGCCAATGAGATTCTGGCAACCGATTATTACACCGATGGAAAAGCGGGAACGCAGACTTATGAAAATTTCCCGACAAAATTAAACATGAGTACTTATTCTCATGGCGGGTTGGGGACGGCAGATGATTTGTTAAGTTTATACGATCCCAAAACAATCTGGAGCGATTTTGCGTTATTAAATAACAATCCCACCGATTCGGCAGCGGCAGCCACGGCAATGGCATCGGGAACAAAAACCTATGATGCGGCAATTGGTGTTGATCAGGATGAGCAGAAACTGGTGAATATCTGTGAAGATTTTGAAGCCCAAAATAAAGCAACGGGGGTGATTACATCCGTTGAGTTCAGTCACGCAACGCCGGCTGGTTTTGTGGCGCATAATTCAAGCCGACAAAACTATAGTGAATTGGCAAATGAAATGATTAAAGATAGCAAGACAGACTTGATCATGGGGGCCGGAAATCCATTATATGATAATAATGGTAAACTGAAGACGACCATTGCAGACAGTGACTACAAATATGTTGGCGGACAAGATACCTGGGAAAGTCTGGTAGCAGGAAATTTAGGAAATGATGCCGATGGTGACGGGGATATTGATAACTGGAATCTGATTCAGTCGAAACAAGCATTTGAAACGCTTCAAACGGGGGCGGCACCGGATCGCGTTATCGGGATTCCGGAAGTCTTTGAAACCCTTCAAATTAATCGCGACGGCGACGGTAAAGCCGAACCTTTTACGGTGGCAATGAATGAAAATGTACCAACTCTCGAGGTGATGTCAAAAGGTGCTCTTAATGTGTTGGACAATGACCCGGACGGATTTTTCCTGATGATCGAAGGTGGCGCAATTGATTGGGCTGGTCATAGCAACTTGGATGGACGACTAATTGAAGAAGAAACGGACTTTAATCATTCAGTTGATGCCGTTTGTGATTGGGTTAATACTAACAGTAATTGGGACGAAACACTGGTTATTGTTACGGGCGACCATGAAACCGGATATCTTACCGGCACAACCGGTGTTTATGACGACGTTGTTAATAATGGAAAAGGCGTCATGCCGACGATGGCCTGGAATAGCGGTAACCATACCAATCAGTTGATTCCTTTCTTTGCCAAGGGACCCGGAGCAGCATTGTTAGAAAACTATGCCAACGGTTCAGATCCGGTCAAAGGGGCTTATCTGGACAACAGCGAAATTGCCTTGGCAATTCGTAACTTACTTAACTAG
- a CDS encoding substrate-binding domain-containing protein: MEKDLLSAQEVADILKIARNTVYGLIKRGELSSSKVGKQVRIAKGEVEAYLNRTMNTEFNGSVHNERNPLKKSEEYFYQEKDKPFLDLTNEKEIRRREFIICGQDISLDILINHINNQNEALQIYRSYLGSYNGIYALYQGNVNLATAHMWDGEIDNYNSSYIKKMMPGIPALIMRLVKRQQGFYVPKSNPKRIRDWADLRRPDINIVNREKGSGTRILLDEKLSLEGIMGDQINGYFRECKSHLAVANIVARGGADVGIGCETGCMSIPGVDFIPLQTESYDLVIRKSDAQKQPYQMILEIITSDSFKIDLQSIYHYDTSETGKIIK, from the coding sequence GTGGAAAAGGATTTATTAAGTGCACAAGAAGTTGCCGATATTTTAAAAATTGCCAGAAATACCGTTTATGGATTGATTAAACGCGGCGAATTGTCGTCTTCAAAGGTGGGCAAGCAAGTTCGAATTGCAAAAGGTGAAGTTGAAGCCTACTTAAATAGAACGATGAATACGGAATTTAATGGATCCGTGCATAACGAGAGGAATCCATTAAAAAAGTCGGAGGAGTATTTTTATCAAGAAAAGGATAAACCATTTTTAGATTTGACAAACGAAAAGGAAATCCGTCGGAGAGAATTTATTATTTGTGGCCAGGATATTTCGCTCGATATTTTAATAAATCACATAAATAATCAAAATGAAGCGCTGCAGATTTATCGTTCTTATCTGGGAAGCTACAATGGTATCTATGCCCTCTATCAGGGCAATGTCAATTTGGCGACGGCACACATGTGGGACGGCGAAATTGATAATTATAATAGCTCCTATATAAAGAAAATGATGCCGGGAATCCCGGCCTTGATCATGCGGCTGGTAAAACGTCAACAGGGTTTTTACGTGCCCAAAAGCAATCCTAAAAGAATTCGTGATTGGGCCGACCTAAGACGCCCGGATATAAATATTGTTAACCGCGAAAAAGGTAGTGGTACGCGAATTTTGTTAGATGAGAAACTTAGCCTTGAAGGGATTATGGGAGATCAGATAAATGGATATTTTCGGGAATGCAAATCCCATCTGGCGGTAGCTAATATTGTCGCCCGAGGTGGCGCTGATGTCGGCATTGGCTGTGAAACCGGATGTATGAGTATCCCCGGGGTCGATTTCATTCCGCTGCAAACTGAATCTTACGATCTGGTTATTAGAAAGTCCGATGCCCAAAAACAGCCCTACCAAATGATTCTCGAAATTATTACTTCGGATTCCTTTAAAATAGATCTGCAAAGTATTTATCATTATGATACATCAGAAACCGGCAAGATCATAAAATAA